One stretch of Chryseobacterium indologenes DNA includes these proteins:
- a CDS encoding chloride channel protein: MKINRRRRLIRTFNLLDQPIRFNPFVFSRTFFMWAVTGLVGGIIAGGYWIVLEHFTEFLAHFQGWQVIPTMAICGLLAGLVIHFIGDPGEIHLIVNNIRFNKGKLDPKNNPSMILSSLFCVASGGSLGPEAPLVQVTGSTGTWLGKIFRLKGEELRSLSIAGMASGFTALFGAPLGGSLFSLEILHHKHAVEYYKAIIPALVASCFSYLMFALIIHLGIGATWDLKAYHYTGVYDFLYAALFGIVGTLFGWIFIFVVKFFKKIFEYKKFPIYIKTLVGGIVLGVIAYNFPITRYFGHNEINQLIGGNFDLNFLILVLIFKILAIAITVTSGWRGGFIIPLFFVGTTLGLIIHNVFPAVDTTLAIVSCMAAINACVTRTPMSTTIILGTLTGFTYFVPILFASLTGYFLAPRIPFIGSQSEKLVED; this comes from the coding sequence ATGAAAATCAACAGGAGAAGACGGTTGATACGTACGTTCAATCTTTTGGATCAGCCTATCAGATTCAATCCTTTTGTATTCAGCCGCACTTTTTTTATGTGGGCTGTTACGGGCTTGGTAGGTGGTATTATTGCCGGCGGATATTGGATTGTACTGGAGCATTTCACTGAATTTTTGGCCCATTTTCAAGGCTGGCAGGTAATTCCTACAATGGCCATTTGTGGATTGTTGGCGGGACTGGTGATTCATTTTATTGGGGATCCTGGAGAAATCCATCTGATTGTGAATAATATCAGGTTCAACAAAGGGAAACTGGACCCTAAAAATAACCCCTCTATGATACTATCCTCCCTTTTTTGTGTGGCATCAGGTGGAAGTTTAGGACCGGAAGCCCCTTTGGTACAGGTTACCGGATCTACAGGAACCTGGCTTGGAAAAATTTTCAGATTAAAAGGCGAAGAATTGCGTTCACTGAGCATTGCAGGGATGGCTTCAGGTTTTACAGCTCTTTTTGGAGCTCCGCTGGGAGGAAGCCTCTTTTCTCTGGAGATTCTGCATCACAAACATGCTGTAGAATATTATAAAGCCATTATTCCCGCTTTGGTAGCAAGTTGTTTCAGTTATCTGATGTTTGCTTTGATTATCCATTTGGGAATTGGAGCAACCTGGGATCTGAAAGCTTATCATTACACCGGAGTTTATGACTTTCTATATGCTGCCTTATTTGGAATTGTAGGAACTCTTTTTGGCTGGATTTTCATCTTTGTAGTGAAATTTTTCAAAAAGATTTTTGAATACAAAAAATTTCCAATCTACATCAAAACATTAGTAGGAGGGATTGTTTTAGGAGTTATTGCTTATAATTTTCCTATCACAAGATATTTTGGACACAACGAGATCAACCAGTTGATAGGTGGGAACTTTGATTTGAACTTCCTGATTCTGGTGCTTATTTTTAAAATATTAGCTATAGCCATTACGGTAACTTCCGGATGGAGAGGAGGGTTTATTATTCCTTTGTTCTTTGTGGGAACAACATTAGGACTAATCATCCATAATGTATTTCCGGCTGTGGATACCACTTTAGCGATTGTAAGCTGCATGGCAGCAATTAATGCCTGCGTAACGAGAACGCCAATGAGTACAACCATTATTCTGGGAACACTCACCGGGTTTACTTATTTTGTTCCGATACTGTTTGCGAGTCTTACAGGGTATTTTCTGGCTCCGAGAATTCCGTTTATAGGGTCTCAATCTGAAAAATTAGTAGAAGATTAG
- a CDS encoding DUF423 domain-containing protein yields MKTITLVFGAVYGMVSVILGAFGAHALKKILAVERLESFETGVRYQMYAAFFLLIIGYILKFETSAEKWTSILMITGTLLFSVSIYFLSMQDYLGMNLKFLGPITPLGGLMMIVSWGMLILYFAKNKI; encoded by the coding sequence ATGAAAACAATTACTTTAGTTTTTGGAGCGGTTTACGGAATGGTATCTGTAATCCTCGGGGCATTTGGAGCCCATGCTTTAAAGAAAATATTAGCTGTGGAAAGACTGGAAAGTTTTGAAACAGGGGTAAGATATCAGATGTATGCAGCCTTTTTTCTGCTGATTATTGGGTATATCTTAAAATTTGAAACTTCTGCTGAAAAATGGACCTCTATTTTAATGATTACAGGAACACTTTTATTCTCAGTGAGTATTTATTTCCTGAGCATGCAGGATTATCTGGGAATGAATCTTAAATTTTTAGGCCCTATTACTCCACTTGGAGGGTTAATGATGATTGTAAGCTGGGGAATGCTTATTCTTTATTTTGCTAAAAATAAGATCTAA
- a CDS encoding hydroxymethylglutaryl-CoA reductase, degradative encodes MNHKPIEGFSKLPKQGKIDWLVNEYLEGNQEYQNILKQYWNEDADLQKLHEEFSENTISNFYMPYGIAPNFLIDGKLLALPMAVEESSVVAAASKAAKFWIDKGGFKTTIINTEKLGHTHFIFNVEPHKLLHFFNFSLKKKLLESTEDITANMRRRGGGILNISLVDKTAEMPNYYQLKASFDTVDSMGANFINSCLEQFGKTLRQEVATSEDFTQEEKNSLQIVMNILSNFTPDCIVRAEVSCKMEDLKDDSGISPEEFASKFKQAVTIAEIEPYRATTHNKGVMNGVDAVVIATGNDFRATEACAHAYAARDGQYRSLTHCTTDNGVFRFWIDLPISVGVVGGLTNLHPLVKFSLALLGKPSAQELMSILAVSGLAQNFGALRSLVTTGIQKGHMKMHLLNILNQLGATEEEKQHFVTYFKDKTVSHHEVINEFNRMRAN; translated from the coding sequence ATGAATCATAAACCGATCGAAGGTTTTTCCAAGCTTCCAAAGCAGGGGAAAATCGACTGGCTTGTAAACGAATATCTTGAAGGTAATCAGGAGTATCAAAATATATTAAAACAATATTGGAATGAAGATGCAGATCTTCAGAAACTTCATGAAGAGTTTTCTGAAAATACGATTTCCAATTTCTATATGCCTTACGGAATTGCCCCTAACTTTTTAATTGACGGAAAATTATTGGCACTTCCAATGGCCGTTGAAGAAAGTTCGGTAGTTGCTGCTGCTTCCAAGGCAGCAAAATTCTGGATTGATAAAGGAGGTTTTAAAACTACCATCATCAATACAGAGAAATTAGGACATACCCATTTTATTTTCAATGTAGAACCTCACAAATTATTACATTTCTTTAATTTCAGTTTAAAGAAAAAACTACTTGAGTCTACAGAAGATATTACTGCAAATATGAGAAGACGGGGTGGTGGAATCTTAAATATCAGCCTTGTGGATAAAACGGCAGAAATGCCCAATTATTACCAGTTAAAAGCCAGTTTTGATACGGTAGATTCAATGGGGGCTAACTTTATCAACTCATGTCTTGAACAGTTTGGAAAGACTTTGAGACAGGAAGTGGCTACAAGTGAAGACTTTACCCAGGAAGAAAAGAATTCATTACAGATCGTGATGAATATTCTTTCCAATTTTACCCCGGATTGTATCGTAAGAGCCGAGGTTTCTTGTAAAATGGAAGATTTAAAAGATGACAGTGGAATTTCTCCTGAAGAATTCGCTTCTAAATTTAAACAAGCAGTAACAATTGCAGAAATTGAACCTTACCGGGCAACTACACACAATAAAGGAGTGATGAATGGAGTAGATGCTGTGGTGATCGCAACAGGAAATGATTTCAGGGCAACAGAAGCCTGTGCTCATGCTTATGCTGCAAGAGACGGGCAATACAGATCTTTGACACACTGTACAACAGATAACGGAGTTTTCAGATTCTGGATAGACCTTCCTATTTCTGTAGGCGTTGTAGGAGGGTTGACAAACCTTCACCCATTGGTAAAATTCTCTCTGGCCTTACTTGGAAAACCATCCGCTCAGGAATTAATGAGTATTTTAGCGGTTTCAGGATTAGCTCAAAACTTTGGAGCGTTGCGTTCACTGGTAACTACAGGAATTCAGAAAGGACACATGAAAATGCATTTATTGAATATTCTGAACCAATTGGGAGCTACTGAAGAGGAAAAACAGCACTTTGTGACTTACTTCAAAGATAAAACGGTGAGCCATCATGAGGTAATCAATGAGTTTAACAGAATGAGAGCAAACTAA
- a CDS encoding putative DNA modification/repair radical SAM protein — MNFDRLKEKLEILADAAKYDVSCSSSGGTRKNKKGALGDSSVSGICHTYTEDGRCVSLLKILLTNHCIYDCAYCVSRSSNDIKRAAFTVEEVVDLTINFYRRNYIEGLFLSSGIFKNADTTMERLVRVAKKLRLEENFNGYIHLKSIPGASDELMQEAALYADRLSVNLEIPTESGLKLLAPEKNREDMINPMKYIQKGIIQYQDEKKILKKVPKFAPAGQSTQMIVGATNENDLQIIKVADHFYRNFNLKRVYYSGYVPVLEDNRLPSLTTEVPMLRENRLYQSDWLMRFYGFKAEEILDPNIPFLDLEVDPKLSWALRHLDQFPVNIQTADYRMILRIPGIGVKSAQKIISARRFQVLTLDHLRQLGAAVNRAKYFIDFNTGNAYLKYLTDKNFRKLLIGGSSSKFHHQFSQQLSLF, encoded by the coding sequence ATGAATTTTGACCGCCTTAAAGAAAAACTTGAAATCCTTGCAGATGCTGCGAAGTATGATGTTTCATGCTCATCAAGCGGAGGAACAAGAAAAAATAAAAAAGGAGCTTTGGGAGATAGTTCCGTAAGCGGAATTTGTCATACTTATACTGAAGATGGCAGATGTGTTTCTTTACTGAAGATTTTACTGACCAACCATTGTATTTATGACTGTGCTTATTGTGTATCCAGAAGTTCCAATGATATTAAAAGAGCCGCATTTACAGTAGAAGAGGTTGTAGACCTGACAATTAATTTTTACCGTAGAAATTATATTGAAGGTTTATTTCTGAGTTCCGGAATTTTCAAAAATGCAGATACAACCATGGAACGACTTGTAAGAGTGGCCAAAAAACTACGCCTTGAAGAGAATTTTAATGGATATATTCATTTGAAATCTATTCCGGGAGCCAGTGATGAGCTCATGCAGGAGGCAGCCTTATATGCTGACAGACTTTCCGTAAATCTGGAAATTCCGACAGAAAGTGGACTGAAACTTTTAGCCCCTGAAAAGAACAGAGAAGATATGATTAACCCTATGAAATATATTCAGAAAGGGATTATTCAATATCAGGATGAAAAAAAGATTTTAAAGAAGGTTCCTAAATTTGCTCCGGCAGGACAATCTACTCAAATGATTGTAGGAGCTACTAATGAAAATGATTTGCAAATTATTAAGGTGGCAGATCACTTTTATAGGAATTTCAACCTGAAAAGAGTCTATTATTCCGGATATGTTCCGGTCTTAGAAGATAACCGGCTGCCCTCTTTAACTACTGAAGTCCCCATGCTTCGGGAGAACAGATTATATCAGTCTGATTGGCTCATGAGATTTTATGGCTTTAAAGCAGAGGAAATTTTAGATCCGAATATCCCTTTTCTGGATCTGGAAGTAGATCCGAAACTGAGCTGGGCCTTACGGCATCTGGATCAGTTTCCGGTTAATATCCAAACTGCCGACTATAGAATGATTTTAAGAATTCCTGGAATTGGGGTAAAATCTGCACAAAAAATTATCAGTGCAAGGCGTTTTCAGGTTTTAACCCTGGATCATTTGAGACAATTGGGAGCAGCGGTTAACAGAGCTAAATATTTTATTGATTTCAATACCGGGAACGCGTACTTGAAATATTTAACCGATAAAAACTTTAGAAAACTACTGATTGGAGGAAGTTCTTCCAAGTTTCATCACCAGTTTTCACAACAGTTGAGTTTATTTTAG
- a CDS encoding TIGR03915 family putative DNA repair protein, which yields MTTLLYDGSFDGLFTAIFEIFEYRYQNVEMTSREKFYQENIFAEIHEVITQTDKSERVLKKLEQNLGKRGIYKLLKVFLSEDPELENVILSAVKQSVKNPEKNILENYADIDMMKISKICKSVDRESHRMTAFVRFEKMQDDVFFSKIDPDFNVLPLIRKHFSDRYQDQKWMIYDLRRNYGILYDLETSDFFYPEEKLEIKNYQEKFHDEEKNYQKLWQRYFTKTNIVERKNLKLHVQHVPKRYWKYLTEKW from the coding sequence ATGACAACCCTACTCTACGACGGAAGTTTTGATGGACTTTTTACAGCGATATTTGAAATATTTGAATATCGTTATCAAAATGTGGAAATGACCAGCAGAGAAAAATTTTATCAGGAGAATATTTTTGCTGAAATCCATGAAGTCATTACCCAGACGGATAAATCTGAGCGAGTTTTAAAAAAATTAGAACAAAATCTTGGTAAACGAGGAATTTATAAGCTCTTAAAAGTTTTTTTATCTGAAGACCCTGAATTGGAGAATGTCATATTATCAGCGGTCAAACAATCTGTAAAGAATCCTGAAAAAAATATTCTCGAAAACTATGCAGACATTGATATGATGAAAATCTCCAAAATATGTAAATCCGTAGATAGAGAAAGTCACCGAATGACCGCATTTGTCCGTTTTGAGAAAATGCAGGATGATGTTTTCTTTTCAAAAATAGATCCTGACTTCAATGTGCTTCCTTTAATAAGAAAACACTTTAGTGACCGCTATCAGGATCAAAAATGGATGATCTATGACTTACGTAGAAATTATGGAATTCTTTATGACCTGGAAACTTCTGATTTCTTTTATCCTGAAGAAAAACTGGAAATTAAAAATTATCAGGAAAAGTTTCATGACGAGGAAAAGAATTATCAAAAGCTTTGGCAACGGTATTTTACAAAGACCAATATTGTAGAAAGAAAAAATTTAAAACTTCATGTACAGCATGTTCCCAAAAGATATTGGAAATATTTGACTGAGAAATGGTAA
- a CDS encoding DNA alkylation repair protein has product MTEKRKGARSIKDIPADILLQLNNGEIETANLTEWLAVDQKLLLENLLEQNNRTEYLQPILTRVDQLKKQTVNTINESIGLGILDLTLKNKDEEFLSKLSTHPADLVRCWAAYTIGRNNAFNIEEKLKKIQSFASDTHFGVREICWMTVRPDISKNLKESISILSEWTNHENENIRRFASESTRPRGVWCEHIEVLKQNPGLGLEILEPLRSDSSRYVQDSVGNWLNDASKSQPEFVVEICDEWLKESNTKETQYIVKKALRTIRK; this is encoded by the coding sequence ATGACAGAAAAAAGAAAAGGAGCCCGTTCCATAAAAGATATTCCTGCTGATATTTTACTCCAGCTCAACAATGGAGAAATTGAAACCGCTAATCTTACGGAATGGTTGGCGGTGGATCAAAAGCTGCTATTGGAAAACTTATTGGAACAGAATAACCGGACAGAATATCTCCAACCTATTCTGACTAGGGTAGACCAATTGAAAAAACAAACAGTTAATACGATTAATGAGTCGATTGGATTGGGTATTCTTGATCTTACGCTTAAAAATAAGGATGAAGAATTTCTTTCAAAGTTATCCACACATCCTGCGGATTTGGTTCGTTGCTGGGCAGCTTATACCATTGGACGAAATAATGCCTTTAATATTGAAGAAAAATTAAAAAAGATCCAATCATTTGCTTCAGACACTCATTTTGGGGTAAGAGAAATTTGTTGGATGACGGTGCGTCCGGACATTTCAAAGAATCTTAAAGAAAGTATATCAATTTTATCAGAATGGACAAATCATGAAAATGAAAATATTAGGCGTTTTGCGAGTGAATCCACAAGGCCAAGAGGAGTGTGGTGTGAGCATATTGAAGTATTAAAACAAAATCCGGGATTAGGGCTGGAAATTTTAGAGCCATTAAGATCAGATTCATCAAGGTATGTACAGGACAGTGTAGGCAATTGGCTGAATGATGCTAGCAAATCCCAACCGGAATTTGTAGTAGAAATCTGTGATGAATGGCTTAAGGAAAGTAATACCAAAGAAACTCAATATATTGTCAAAAAAGCCCTGCGTACCATTCGTAAATAA
- a CDS encoding peroxiredoxin-like family protein, with translation MNTLAKHIEDLNQELSSQLPQEILNAFGKSIEDLKTKRMEENSIQIGDQMPEFSLPNALGTIINSEEIFKNGKVILAFYRGSWCPYCNLELKFLQDKLSQIKDKGARLIAISPQSPDHSLSMSEKNNLEFEVLTDFDNCFAKKLGIAFRLQDFVLPYYKGLGIDLSDFNKNNENTLPVPAVFVVNENKVITYKFLDVNYMNRVDVEELIEAL, from the coding sequence ATGAATACACTGGCAAAACATATTGAAGATTTGAATCAGGAATTGTCTTCACAACTTCCACAGGAAATACTCAATGCATTTGGAAAATCTATTGAAGATCTGAAAACAAAGAGAATGGAAGAAAATAGTATTCAGATTGGAGATCAAATGCCGGAGTTTTCATTACCCAATGCATTGGGTACAATAATTAATTCTGAAGAGATCTTTAAAAATGGAAAAGTAATTCTCGCATTTTATAGAGGAAGCTGGTGTCCTTATTGTAATCTGGAATTGAAATTTTTACAGGATAAGCTTTCACAAATAAAAGATAAAGGAGCACGTTTAATTGCCATTTCTCCACAAAGTCCGGATCATTCTCTAAGCATGTCAGAGAAAAATAATTTGGAGTTTGAAGTATTGACTGACTTTGATAATTGTTTTGCTAAAAAATTGGGTATAGCTTTTCGATTGCAGGATTTTGTACTTCCTTATTATAAAGGTCTTGGAATAGATCTTTCAGACTTCAATAAAAATAATGAGAATACCTTACCGGTTCCGGCTGTTTTTGTAGTAAATGAAAATAAAGTGATTACCTATAAATTTTTAGATGTAAATTACATGAATAGAGTAGATGTAGAAGAATTAATAGAAGCATTATGA
- a CDS encoding winged helix-turn-helix transcriptional regulator, which produces MEIKGRAEENKICPLEVAVNTISGKWKIPIVWQINEGKKRPSEFLRGIAKVDRRVLNQQLTEMVEDGILTKQSFNELPPRVEYTLTELGEKLVTILWQLNDWGKLLIPETENTEI; this is translated from the coding sequence ATGGAAATAAAGGGAAGAGCTGAAGAAAATAAAATCTGTCCGTTGGAAGTTGCCGTGAATACCATCAGTGGAAAATGGAAAATTCCAATCGTTTGGCAGATTAATGAGGGAAAAAAACGTCCAAGTGAATTCCTTCGTGGAATAGCGAAAGTAGACCGCAGAGTACTAAACCAACAGTTGACAGAAATGGTTGAGGATGGTATTCTTACAAAACAGTCTTTTAATGAGCTTCCTCCCAGAGTTGAATATACATTAACAGAGCTTGGGGAAAAGTTAGTTACTATTCTTTGGCAGCTGAATGATTGGGGAAAGCTCTTGATTCCTGAGACGGAAAATACAGAAATTTAA
- a CDS encoding DUF4846 domain-containing protein, producing the protein MKKIISGGIITLIILGCTQDKKPSNIPVQETEDLMPVSSVQINKDKNTIKERFSVPENYQWQEEKPDSFGYFIENFKLKPYGSQIIRYDGSPISTQHLHEAVFDIDTGNKDLQQCADAVIRLRAEYLYKIKKTDDIKFHFTSGHLLSWNDYKNGTRAFVNGNAVSFKKTAGFDDSYQGFRNYLDLIFNYAGTISLHKETQPILKNSDLKTGDILITPGSPGHVVFIAGVCKSKEGKKLFLLGEGFTPAQSIHLLSNPFQKNISPWYDLEVNNPETKTARYIFKPTNFRRF; encoded by the coding sequence ATGAAAAAAATTATTTCAGGGGGGATAATAACCTTAATCATATTGGGTTGTACTCAGGATAAGAAACCATCAAACATTCCTGTTCAGGAAACTGAAGATTTAATGCCTGTAAGCTCAGTACAGATTAATAAGGATAAAAACACCATCAAGGAAAGATTTTCTGTGCCAGAGAATTATCAATGGCAGGAAGAGAAACCTGATTCTTTCGGATACTTCATTGAAAATTTTAAATTAAAACCTTATGGAAGCCAGATTATAAGATATGATGGTTCTCCTATTTCCACACAGCATCTTCATGAAGCCGTTTTTGATATTGATACCGGAAATAAAGACCTTCAACAATGTGCCGATGCCGTCATCCGATTGAGAGCTGAATATTTATACAAAATCAAAAAGACGGATGATATTAAGTTTCATTTTACCAGCGGTCATCTTCTTAGTTGGAATGATTATAAAAATGGAACGAGAGCTTTCGTGAATGGTAATGCTGTAAGTTTTAAAAAAACAGCAGGTTTTGATGATTCTTATCAGGGTTTCAGGAATTATCTGGACCTCATCTTTAATTATGCAGGAACTATTTCACTTCATAAGGAAACTCAACCGATACTAAAAAACTCAGATTTAAAAACCGGAGATATTCTGATTACTCCCGGAAGTCCGGGACATGTAGTTTTTATTGCCGGAGTTTGTAAAAGCAAGGAAGGTAAAAAATTATTTTTGTTAGGAGAAGGATTCACTCCTGCTCAGTCTATACACCTGTTATCCAATCCATTTCAGAAAAACATTTCGCCATGGTATGATCTTGAAGTGAATAATCCAGAGACCAAAACAGCGCGATACATTTTCAAACCAACAAACTTCAGACGCTTTTAA
- the pfkA gene encoding 6-phosphofructokinase, protein MKESAVKKIAVLTSGGDSPGMNAALRAVVRTANYYNIECYGVREGYNGLISNDFLKMGARSVKNIINQGGTILKSARSAEFRTKEGRQKAYDNCVKLGIDGLVCIGGDGTFTGAKIFSEEFGIRVIGIPGTIDNDIFGTDNTIGYDTALNTAMEAIDKIRDTATSHNRVFFVEVMGRDAGFIALNSGLATGALDILIPEKKDSTDDLFEKFRKAEKTGKASSIVVVAEGEKLANVYELAEKTKQIFPDYDIRVAVLGHMQRGGSPSCADRVLASRLGYGAVVGLMDGQSNVMAGMRSNDVVYTPIEEAIKKHNEINKDLMLISEILAI, encoded by the coding sequence ATGAAAGAGAGTGCTGTAAAAAAGATTGCAGTTCTTACTTCAGGAGGAGACTCTCCAGGTATGAATGCAGCATTAAGAGCGGTAGTAAGAACCGCCAATTACTATAATATTGAATGCTATGGAGTAAGGGAAGGCTACAATGGCCTTATCAGCAATGATTTCCTGAAAATGGGAGCCCGATCCGTGAAAAATATAATCAACCAGGGCGGAACGATTCTAAAGTCTGCCAGATCCGCTGAATTCAGAACTAAAGAAGGCCGTCAAAAGGCTTATGATAACTGTGTAAAACTGGGTATTGACGGTTTGGTATGTATTGGTGGAGACGGAACATTTACCGGAGCCAAGATATTCAGTGAAGAATTCGGGATTCGTGTAATTGGAATTCCGGGAACCATTGATAATGATATTTTCGGAACAGATAATACAATCGGATACGATACTGCACTAAATACAGCGATGGAAGCGATTGACAAAATCCGTGATACGGCGACTTCACACAACAGAGTTTTCTTTGTGGAAGTAATGGGGCGTGATGCCGGATTTATTGCTTTAAACAGTGGTTTAGCAACAGGTGCTTTGGATATCCTGATTCCTGAGAAAAAAGACAGCACAGATGATCTTTTTGAAAAATTCAGAAAAGCTGAAAAAACAGGAAAAGCATCCAGTATTGTTGTTGTAGCTGAAGGAGAAAAACTGGCTAATGTTTATGAACTTGCTGAAAAAACAAAGCAGATATTCCCTGATTACGACATTCGTGTAGCGGTTTTGGGACACATGCAAAGAGGAGGCTCTCCAAGCTGTGCAGACAGAGTACTGGCCAGTAGACTTGGGTATGGTGCTGTAGTAGGATTAATGGATGGGCAAAGCAATGTAATGGCAGGAATGCGTTCCAACGATGTGGTATATACCCCTATCGAGGAAGCGATTAAAAAACATAACGAAATCAATAAAGACTTAATGTTGATTTCAGAAATTTTAGCAATCTAA
- the gap gene encoding type I glyceraldehyde-3-phosphate dehydrogenase has product MSTIKVGINGFGRIGRLVFRAMTERDNIEVVGINDLINAEYMAYMLKYDSVHGIFPGEVSVEGNDLVVNGKKIRVTAEKDPSNLKWDEIGADYVVESTGLFLDKESAAKHITAGAKKVILSAPSKDDTPMFVMGVNHKELTDDIKILSNASCTTNCLAPLAKVIHDNFGIVEGLMTTVHATTATQKTVDGPSMKDWRGGRAALNNIIPSSTGAAKAVGKVIPSLNGKLTGMSFRVPTVDVSVVDLTVRIEKAASYEEICAVIKAASEGELKGILGYTEEAVVSQDFVGDKRTSIFDKDAGIMLSPNFVKLVSWYDNEMGYSNKLVDMLVHAASLS; this is encoded by the coding sequence ATGTCAACAATCAAAGTAGGTATCAACGGTTTTGGTAGAATTGGACGTCTTGTTTTCAGAGCAATGACTGAAAGAGACAACATTGAAGTTGTAGGAATCAATGACCTAATCAATGCAGAATACATGGCTTACATGTTAAAATATGACTCTGTACACGGTATTTTCCCAGGTGAAGTTTCTGTAGAAGGAAATGATCTTGTAGTAAACGGGAAAAAAATCAGAGTAACTGCTGAAAAAGATCCAAGCAACCTAAAGTGGGATGAAATTGGTGCAGATTACGTAGTAGAATCTACTGGTTTATTCTTAGATAAAGAAAGCGCTGCAAAACACATTACTGCTGGTGCTAAAAAAGTAATTCTTTCTGCTCCTTCTAAAGATGATACTCCAATGTTCGTAATGGGAGTAAACCACAAGGAACTTACTGATGATATCAAAATTTTATCAAACGCTTCTTGTACTACAAACTGTTTAGCTCCTTTAGCTAAAGTAATCCACGATAACTTCGGAATCGTAGAAGGTTTAATGACCACTGTACACGCTACAACAGCTACTCAGAAAACTGTTGACGGTCCTTCAATGAAAGACTGGAGAGGTGGTAGAGCTGCTCTAAACAATATTATCCCTTCTTCTACAGGTGCTGCTAAAGCGGTAGGAAAAGTAATTCCTTCATTAAACGGAAAATTAACAGGTATGTCTTTCAGAGTACCAACTGTTGACGTTTCTGTAGTAGACTTAACAGTAAGAATTGAAAAAGCTGCTTCTTATGAAGAAATCTGTGCAGTAATCAAAGCTGCTTCTGAAGGTGAATTGAAAGGTATCCTAGGATATACTGAAGAGGCTGTAGTTTCTCAGGACTTCGTAGGAGATAAGAGAACTTCTATCTTCGATAAAGATGCTGGTATCATGCTTTCTCCTAACTTCGTAAAACTTGTTTCTTGGTATGACAACGAAATGGGTTACTCTAACAAGTTAGTGGATATGCTTGTACACGCTGCTTCTTTATCATAA
- a CDS encoding response regulator transcription factor → MDKKFITQAKKPHLLTSVWNNYPELLQNENTMLTIPSIERIIGEVFAPGRFYHYIINFADSTIYNHHEDILKIHGLSKYPIHLKEIIDLIHPDDLEFVIEAERMCMAKMIEINASDRLSELKFSYCFRMKTFKGNYELFHHQSLHTYRDESGSILQAINIHTNIEHITHQNSYTVLISGINGSEDFHQMQWQKNDTINEPVPVNFTRRELEIITYIAQGYSAGKISERLNISEETVRTHRKNILKKANCKNCSALIKMAFEWGYL, encoded by the coding sequence ATGGATAAAAAATTTATAACTCAGGCTAAAAAGCCCCACCTTCTGACCAGCGTTTGGAACAACTACCCGGAACTCCTTCAGAATGAAAACACAATGCTGACAATCCCTTCTATAGAACGCATTATCGGAGAAGTCTTTGCTCCCGGCAGGTTTTATCATTACATCATTAACTTTGCAGATAGTACAATTTACAATCACCATGAAGACATTCTTAAAATACACGGACTGAGTAAATATCCCATACATCTTAAGGAAATCATAGACCTCATCCACCCTGATGATCTGGAATTTGTAATAGAAGCCGAAAGAATGTGCATGGCAAAAATGATCGAAATAAATGCCTCTGATCGCCTTTCAGAACTGAAGTTCAGCTATTGCTTTCGGATGAAAACCTTCAAAGGGAACTATGAACTCTTCCATCATCAGTCTTTACATACGTATAGGGATGAAAGTGGCAGCATCTTGCAGGCTATTAATATCCACACCAATATTGAACATATCACCCATCAGAATTCTTATACCGTTTTAATCTCCGGAATCAATGGCAGTGAAGATTTCCATCAGATGCAATGGCAAAAAAATGATACGATAAACGAGCCTGTCCCCGTCAACTTTACCAGAAGAGAGCTGGAAATTATTACTTATATCGCACAAGGCTATTCCGCCGGAAAAATCTCTGAACGATTAAATATTTCAGAAGAGACGGTAAGAACCCACCGAAAAAATATTTTAAAAAAAGCCAATTGCAAAAATTGTTCAGCCCTTATTAAAATGGCCTTTGAATGGGGATATTTATAA